A window of Procambarus clarkii isolate CNS0578487 chromosome 9, FALCON_Pclarkii_2.0, whole genome shotgun sequence contains these coding sequences:
- the LOC138362860 gene encoding gastrula zinc finger protein XlCGF9.1-like — MKTHQCPQCPKVFTSPSHVERHMLVHSGEKPHECPECGKRFSRRGSDKPHECAECRKKFSQLGHMKTHMLVHSGEKPHECPECGKRFRERGHVKTHICGVGDQGPESDCDESRAL; from the exons atgaagactcaccagtgtccacagtgtccgaaggtattcaccagtCCATCACATGTggagcgtcacatgttagtgcattcaggtgagaaacctcacgagtgtccagagtgtgggaagagattcagtcggcgtGGAA gtgacaaacctcacgagtgtgcaGAGTGTAGAAAGAAATTCAGtcagcttggacatatgaagactcacatgttagtgcattcaggtgagaaacctcacgagtgtccagagtgtggaaagagattccgTGAGCGtggacatgtgaagactcacat atgtggggtgggagaccagggccCAGAGTCGGACTGTGATGAAAGCCGGGCTCTGTAA